The Arachis hypogaea cultivar Tifrunner chromosome 14, arahy.Tifrunner.gnm2.J5K5, whole genome shotgun sequence DNA window aatactgttattttagaaaataatttgtaaagttgatgagcaaatagtattttctaagtacgaatagtgttggatttaatttgagttCCAATTACTATATTACCCCTACTCTTATATGAAATTACCGAATTGCCCCTAACCCTAAGTTTCAAAAGTGAAACCCTAATCCCTAACCCTTAGCCGTCACTATCCCTTTCCCTCCTATCACCCAAATCCACGGTGAAACCAGAAATCAAGGCAAGCAGAAAGGGAAAACAGAAATGGGGAAAATAAGGGAGGAAGCGCGCCGGCCAGGGGAAGGAGTTGCTGCCGCCACGGTCGATCACGTCTGCTGCCTCGCCTCCGTGCCACCATGCCTCGCAGTCGAACCCATTTCCGCTGCTACCACCGTCACGGAGAAGAGGCGTCGAAGAGGGGCCGAACTCGCGCCTTGTCGCTGCCGCCCCTGGGGCTTCGAGCCGCGTCACCGTCCTTGGTGACCCACGAACCGAGAGCACACGCGCGGGGGTGGAGGACGGCGTTGCTGTCGCCGCTGCTTCTCCCAACTCCGCTGCTGCCCATTGAAGACGACGCCGTCGCTGGTCAGAACTCAGGCGAGAGAGAGGAGGTCATGAAGGAGGGAGCCGCACTCAGTCCCTGGTCGCCGCCGCGCCAAATGAGGGAGTGGCCGCCGTCGTTGCAGAGGAGCCGCGCGGCCACCTTCACATTCTCGCGCACAGAGAGAGGGGGATGCGCGAAGGGGGACCTTCTTCCGCCACTGCTGCCTGGGATCCTGTGGTCCAAGCCACCATTGATGGAGCTTGAATCGTCGTCAGCCATGGCTGCTGTGCCTCCGGTCGCCGAGAAGGGCCACCGCTGCTGCCGCCGGAAATTGCCACTGGAACTGGTGTCGTTTGGTAAGCTTTAACCCGTCTTCAGTTTCCTTCTCCATTAAAGTTCATCTTTACCATGAGAGTTGTGATGCGGCTGTGTGCTAGGAGTTGCTGCAAGTTTCCGCTACCGGAATCACTACCAGGGCTGCCGCTTCATGGTTCAGTCACTTCTCCTTAGTTACGGTAAGAGTTACATTCCGGAGCCCTTGAAAATCTGCACTGTTATATTTGGGTAGGAATCCTAAGGTTTTGATAACGTAGGGCGAGTTCGAGTTATGGCATGTCACGGTTagagttgttgttgctgttaCGAGTAGTTGGGGCTGAGGTTGCCTCCGTCGCCGGAGCTGTGCCGGGGCCGGTTCGAAACCGCAGCTACTTCGTGTTGTTattccggtaagaaattatgtttcgaaagccTTACGTTAGTGCCCCGTACGTGTATTAAAGCCTTTATGGTATTAATATTCCTAGAGttagtaactgaggttgcttgttgtaatttagagctgtttatgctgctgcgaaaatgtgtggggctgtgctttgaagctgcctttgatttTGAGTTGAGGTGAAAAGGACTTaatgaggcgtttgggttatggaattgcgtttcgaggtaggggcgctttccaaaaactatagtttattattggaattattacatatgggtactgatgtgagatattgtgtatttggtgattgtatctgccttatgtattatttgattgactcgaatgactatggatgttggtttggccgaattgttgtgtggcttgtgaaatgtaatgtttgaagttgattctttaaagatttgaaatgagtttaatccgttgaggattggtttgaattgagtcaattattttgatgatgtgaaagatagaatactcttgaaattcagcctgggttgctttaattgatttggttttgataaatgatttattgctgaaccgattctttaaagctttagaaatgagttaaatcggttgatattgagttgatttttgaaatggcttccttgagatatgccactgaggcgactgttggatttagcttgcttttgaattgatttctggttttgagctgttgaaaaggaatgagaaacggtttagttgggacccgaaccgggtggcaaaagtccaagttttaggggaggtgctgccgaaatttctatagaatccgagtccttatttgaaatgttaattggggaattttgattttaatgcctttcctatctattttgaggattgtgaaattatggcttcttttattacctttacttagaacaattaagaaagcaatgaagttatgctttgaaagaattattgaaaagagaatcatgatttctccttattttccaagaagaacagtatgtctttgggtacaagtcattcgaaagagaattttgctttgaggctgttttaaaaggtaaaacgggtttatgtttttctctattaaacacaaagattgtcccttgggagagttttcgtgattttaaaaggaattggatttcgattgatgagcctcattattttgacgttttaaataagattcaaagtatcttttgaactctagtttaacacaacaaaaatgattctcttatcagtttgaaacgcttcagatttaattatggaattgaagccggttttgtttaagtaaaggaaatggttttgaaagaagtaaagattacgtgactcggtttggcttagatcctattttcttactcaaatcagaaagccaatgttttaatgattttaaatgaatttgccgaaatgagatatgttattctcccctaaagacttgggactctgccgagaaactttgttataaaatcccattgttgaatggatgattttgaatgtttcaaaataaatctttaacttgccatggttatggaagtttggaaagaggatgccgagagtggcattgttttcaaagggaaatttaccttgagtaaaagtggcttatgagactaagatgatttgagaaatgagatctttaaagccaaggctgaaaagagttgaaactcgatttcaaagtgaaatgaattgagaaaatgatttatggcttaaatgccgactttatgaatttaatgatgttgaatggtggaagtgctgttttgttgtgagccggaatggctgtgtatgattatacatattggttggttctggattgaaccgtgagccggaatggctgtgtatgatatgaatattggctggttctggactgaaccatgagccggatggctgagatggatgttgatccatggatgagattgaatgcatgtttatgctgaatcattgataaatgtgaatgttgcacttccactatctgagatacgagtttccctgggtagtagcagtggctagccaccacgtgctccgggtcgagacttgatactctgttgaccctatgtcgtaagtgtggccgggcactgtgaaaggcccggatgagctcgcccccgtaaatattcaccagtgagggtgatggatatggatcatgattatgatcaagtttatgatgagtacaactcgagttggggatgcacgacagagggacagtccaatggttagctaccaggacttgtcgggttggctctataaccgacagatgatatcatcagccactagggacaggcatgcatcatatgcatttgtgtgacattggttgggtgtgcatattatacttggtttgcctatgtgattaattgctaactgttctacttgtaataactgtttgtttgtgcttgaacttcctatcggtgtttgcatctgggactctgttggattgtggtgattggttgttggttagATTGtctgggcctagggccgtggttggaaagagatgaactgatgactgatttcggttttgtgtttctggtttggaataaattatgaaaggctattttggttccgcatagataaaccgttttgaaaggcttttgagtttttgagaattgaacggttcttctttctgaaaagatttccgactttactttcatcgtaaaccgttgtttttgaaaagaggcataagacggttatgaatcactggtgcgattatcttcatgtatcctattacagtaattcccaaaaaccctctactgagaaccctttcgaggatgatgttctcacccccctacatttttcccctttcaggatatgggcgcagaagttatgaagagcttatttaattgttgttgtgatgctctatattgtcttagttatggtttattgtaccctcgcctttatcttgatataatctgtaagagggatagggattgtattggattatgtttgtactattatttatatatatgtatgtatatatatggatgtactctttatgagtttttgtaagttgtatggtatttacggatgtacgttatcgaacgaaagtatctttgggagcggtattgcggtttaaagttttaaacaggctcatattttagtattaaatagtataagtgtcgtcgtaatgtccgagctatcagggttacgcagccggaagcgtgagctttggtagttagggtgttacaacatgtatttatttgatatttgatttgagggcaaattttttttttataaactaaattgacATGATTagacaataataaattaaatttactttTCAACAATAAATTTTTTCTCATAATTATTCCGGACAAGATTCTAGGctttatttttttccttaataatgaaacaaaaaatcTAAATAGCTTTATACTTTACAATTAATGTGTTCATGCATCCAGTTATAATTTTATTAGGTATATGCTTTGTTTGAGATGCAATGACTGTATAAATATCCATCCATGCAGTGTAAAATCTGTATGATTCTTTACTACTCATGCTAGCTAGATATATTTGTTCCATATTGTTTAAGGTCTCATATGGCCTGTCTTTTCTTAATTATACACTTTTGCTCTTTCATATATGTACTATCTCTTCAAAAAAGATCATTGTAGATATACACAATATATCAACTCAATAAAGTACCAAAAAACTATATTATAATATTCATTGATTGATTGTTCTCATATATAATTTGAGCGATAATGTTTGTTAAACATACGTTTTGTGAGTGTTTGCGGCAACGCGACTACGTGCGATTGCTACATTGAGAGGGACATCAAATTGAGCATAATTTGAATGTTTCCTTGAAACACATTCATCTAAGGAGCATTCACATACATATATGTTAGTGTGAGTGCTCAATAAAAATAGTTATGAGCAAAAGATATGTTTCAGAGCTTAGCAATTGTGaacaaaaagggaaaagaattcaAGGAGAGAAAAAAATGAGAACAATGGGCGACGGAAGAAACACATCAACAGGTGCTCTAGGACTTTCACATCAACTTCCGTATACACGTCacatcttaaagaactaacgtatcgcgttactacgtctacaagtcgcacgtgataccaaaacaattctcgagtctactcagaagaataTGAGATCTTAGAAAGGAGAGACGGATGTCAAAGACAATAGTCATAGATTTGAAAGAATATATCCAATCCCAGATAAACATGGATGTTCAAGCAATAAAGTTTGCTAGACataattcaattgacaacttcaaagataacccttagatcaaagaagttcaataggatcaaCAAGAAGATAACCAGCGCATCAGCTTGAAACAAACTCAAACTGAGTCGATGAAGTATGAGGTTTACAAaagagaatatctcaaacccaaggcaaagctcacaaaactcaagggcatgattaaaaatacttctgaatacattgttcttaaaagaatcgaaaacttgcaggaaaatcacctcgcagtctaaaagaaaagttaagcaacaaatgtccttcaagagagtaacaaaagcataaatgtggctttacttcaatacaattccatgttgaagtagattttgtagagttccaaaaacaaatgcacacaactttggctaagagctaaaatatttcctcaaatattttagaaagataattaaatgcacaacttaaccaaaagcagttcataaaaactcggaaATAATCAGatgcttgttcaaaattctcaaaatttcatattcaaacaagcatgtataacatttatagcaagtacgaaagaggaagttaaactcattttagaaaagaaactccgagataaaaatttgcttacaatctggtaaggaaataagtggtgcgttacaaacaaaccggtttccactaaacaaggaaactttccaaaacctcatttaaaatagcgcatgccgatttttaaattaacttcatcaatattgaacaatggtttcaatctaaatcaagaaacagaaaataaattccgtttaaaacttcttacaagagaattcaaaacttctttaaaaagtccaaaacaagactccaaaagtgttcttgaaatcctcATCTcataagaacattcaagaagtttaagatgtactaaaaaggagtcaagccttgcaagaaaggatcttaaattagagtagttcaaacaagatccactaagcatgaaatatcaaacaagttttaaattgatccaaaagaatacaaaagtcatagaaaagacaactcaatcatttgtaatttttcaatgataaatctttaactaaaaactcttgtagagataatgggaGAATAAACAATGTACTAtcctgaaacgaatcaaactgacccacataagaatgagattcacaaaaggaaaaaccaagatcaatggcaatattcacaagatgtaaaagatcagttaaaaacaaggtcaaacatgacattcatggagatggaagatttaatagagaatttagtccgttcataggaagaaagctatgagtccaacattttcaaaagaacaacaatggcataaaccatatagcatgctaaatcaaactcaatacaAAATAAGTTAGGTAAAGCTTATCAAATGAAACTCAACCGAGACAAAAGTGGtaaatcctttcttttcaaaattttgaaaaatatcaaaatatatgatcaaatgaagatgtgcattgggGCTATAGtagaattactagaaagtcaaattgtaattcaaagtaaatgcagttccataaaccagtaaaagtacaggcggGGTATCGGAAAGAAATAGTTGTCAAACtgtataaataatttcaaagtctcatatatagaaaagtatatatctaatcaacggtaatttataaaatctcaaaattggctgtgatcactgtccagtaagagaaaaactgaatcaacaatttctcaaagaatggaatcagaacccggagttaaaagtcacagcacattaagacaagtccaaggctatatcaaagaatacttaaATAAAGaggaactcaaacagaggaagatagatgcaacaaggatcttaaaccagcatatgcacttaaggtcaaacaagaatgcatatggatagaggaatagagttgaaagATCAAACTACTTCTCAAAAGgactagcaaacaagaacttcaagttaggatataaaagaacgggtcgactcgaacaaaattcaagacacacaactgaatagcctcgagaaatagtttccaacttttccaaaacccgcgattcgctttactcaaaactcgtatatcatctatgataacccattagtactttcatttacataattcactagtattaagccggccgaacttaatatcaggaattatgcaatgcaagactaacagcgttaatcaatagactgccatgtgcataaagctctaattctcgtcattcgacaagacctaatacatgacaaacactcagagtatgcaactaaagcatagtcagtccattcctcaggctctacaggaagaactgctctgataccataatgtaacaccctaactaccaaagctcacgcttccggctgcgtaaccctgatagctcggacattacgacgacacttatactatttaatactaaaatatgagcctgtttaaaactttaaaccgcaataccgctcccaaagatactttcgttcgataacgtacatccgtaaataccatacaacttacaaaaactcataaagagtacatccatatatatacatacatatatataaataatagtacaaacataatccaatacaatccctatccctcttacagattatatcaagataaaggcgagggtacaataaaccataactaagacaatatagagcatcacaacaacaattaaataagctcttcataacttctgcgcccatatcctgaaaggggaaaaatgtaggggggtgagaacatcatcctcgaaagggttctcagtagagggtttttgggaattactgtaataggatacatgaagataatcgcaccagtgattcataaccgtcttatgcctcttttcaaaaacaacggtttacgatgaaagtaaagtcggaaatcttttcagaaagaagaaccgttcaattctcaaaaactcaaaagcctttcaaaacggtttatctatgcggaaccaaaatagcctttcataatttattccaaaccagaaacacaaaaccgaaatcagtcatcagttcatctctttccaaccacggccctaggcccagaCAATctaaccaacaaccaatcaccacaatccaacagagtcccagatgcaaacaccgataggaagttcaagcacaaacaaacagttattacaagtagaacagttagcaattaatcacataggcaaaccaagtataatatgcacacccaaccaatgtcacacaaatgcatatgatgcatgcctgtccctagtggctgatgatatcatctgtcggttatagagccaacccgacaagtcctggtagctaaccattggactgtccctctgtcgtgcatccccaactcgagttgtactcatcataaacttgatcataatcatgatccatatccatcaccctcactggtgaatatttacgggggcgagctcatccgggcctttcacagtgcccggccacacttacgacatagggtcaacagagtatcaagtctcgacccggagcacgtggtggctagccactgctactacccagggaaactcgtatctcagatagtggaagtgcaacattcacatttatcaatgattcagcataaacatgcattcaatctcatccatggatcaacatccatctcagccatccggctcatggttcagtccagaaccagccaatattcatatcatacacagccattccggctcacggttcaatccagaaccaaccaatatgtataatcatacacagccattccggctcacaacaaaacagaacttccaccattcaacatcattaaattcataaagtcggcatttaagccataaatcattttctcaattcatttcactttgaaatcgagtttcaactcttttcagccttggctttaaagatctcatttctcaaatcatcttaggctcataagccacttttactcaaggtaaatttccctttgaaaacaatgccactctcggcatcctctttccaaacttccataaccatggcaagttaaagatttattttgaaacattcaaaatcatccattcaacaatgggattttataacaaagtttctcggcagagtcccaagtctttaggggagaataacatatctcatttcggcaaattcatttaaaatcattaaaacattggctttctgatttgagtaagaaaataggatctaagccaaaccgagtcacgtaatctttacttctttcaaaaccatttcctttacttaaacaaaaccggcttcaattccataattaaatctgaagcgtttcaaactgataagagaatcatttttgttgtgttaaactagagttcaaaagatactttgaatcttatttaaaacgtcaaaataatgaggctcatcaatcgaaatccaattccttttaaaatcacgaaaactctcccaagggacaatctttgtgtttaatagagaaaaacataaacccgttttaccttttaaaacagcctcaaagcaaaattctctttcgaatgacttgtacccaaagacatactgttcttcttggaaaataaggagaaatcatgattctcttttcaataattctttcaaagcataacttcattgctttcttaattgttctaagtaaaggtaataaaagaagccataatttcacaatcctcaaaatagataggaaaggcattaaaatcaaaattccccaattaacatttcaaataaggactcggattctatagaaatttcggcagcacctcccctaaaacttggacttttgccacccggttcgggtcccaactaaaccgtttctcattccttttcaacagctcaaaaccagaaatcaattcaaaagcaagctaaatccaacagtcgcctcagtggcatatctcaaggaagccatttcaaaaatcaactcaatatcaaccgatttaactcatttctaaagctttaaagaatcggttcagcaataaatcatttatcaaaaccaaatcaattaaagcaacccaggctgaatttcaagagtattctatctttcacatcatcaaaataattgactcaattcaaaccaatcctcaacggattaaactcatttcaaatctttaaagaatcaacttcaaacattacatttcacaagccacacaacaattcggccaaaccaacatccatagtcattcgagtcaatcaaataatacataaggcagatacaatcaccaaatacacaatatctcacatcagtacccatatgtaataattccaataataaactatagtttttggaaagcgcccctacctcgaaacgcaattccataacccaaacgcctcattAAGTCCTTTTCACCTCAACTCAaaatcaaaggcagcttcaaagcacagccccacacattttcgcagcagcataaacagctctaaattacaacaagcaacctcagttactaaCTCTAGGAATATTAATACCATAAAGGCTTTAATACACGTACGGGGCACTAACGTAAggctttcgaaacataatttcttaccggaatAACAACACGAAGTAGCTGCGGTTTCGAACCGGCCCCGGCACAGCTCCGGCGACGGAGGCAACCTCAGCCCCAACTACTCGtaacagcaacaacaactctAACCGTGACATGCCATAACTCGAACTAGCCCTACGTTATCAAAACCTTAGGATTCCTACCCAAATATAACAGTGCAGATTTTCAAGGGCTCCGGAATGTAACTCTTACCGTAACTAAGGAGAAGTGACTGAACCATGAAGCGGCAGCCCTGGTAGTGATTCCGGTAGCGGCAACTTGCAGCAACTCCTAGCACACAGCCGCATCACAACTCTCATGGTAAAGATGAACTTTAATGGAGAAGGAAACTGAAGACGGGTTAAAGCTTACCAAACGACACCAGTTCCAGTGGCAATTTCCGGC harbors:
- the LOC112744193 gene encoding uncharacterized protein, encoding MPRSRTHFRCYHRHGEEASKRGRTRALSLPPLGLRAASPSLVTHEPRAHARGWRTALLSPLLLPTPLLPIEDDAVAGQNSGEREEVMKEGAALSPWSPPRQMREWPPSLQRSRAATFTFSRTERGGCAKGDLLPPLLPGILWSKPPLMELESSSAMAAVPPVAEKGHRCCRRKLPLELVSFGVAASFRYRNHYQGCRFMVQSLLLSYGRVRVMACHG